ATATTACAAAAAACAGAATGGGTTTTACTGATCGCAAGACCGCTCTAAATGGCACTTTTGAAAGATATATCAAGATAAATAAAAATAATCCCCAAAAGGGTATTGTTCGAACTGATTTAAAGATAAAAATCTCTGCCATTAGAAATATGGTTACGACTATCTTACAGCGGGGATCTAAATCATGTATAAAAGATTTTGCAGGAATAAATTGACCTATTGATATTTTAGATATAAGAGGCATCTTATTCCCTTTCAGAAATCATAGAGGCAAGTTCGTATGGGTTCAAGGTTACTTGGTTAACTTTCCCTCTTTTTTTTAGTATATTCGATAGGTTGAGTATATCCGGTAATGGCAATTTTATTAAATGTTCTAAACATAGTAGCTCTGCCGTTTTTTTAGGAGTACCCCAAGATATACTTTTCCCTTCATCGAGAACAAGGATCTTATCGCTTATAGATAAAGCCAGGGTTAAATCGTGAGTTATGTGCACAATTCCAACACCTTGGTCTGCTTGTGTTTTCATCAAGTTTATAAGTTCTTCTGTCCCTCTCGCATCCAACCCTGCGTTCGGTTCATCCAATACTATAAAATCAGGAGTTGCCGCAATGACAGATGCTATTGCCACTCTTCTTTTTATTCCGCTTGAAAGTGTGAATGGATTTTTGGTCAAAACATTTTCTTCTAAGC
This genomic stretch from Synergistaceae bacterium harbors:
- a CDS encoding ATP-binding cassette domain-containing protein, which produces IGSVSVDGCDVTAKTVFTNEIRRKVGYVFQYPEQQIFSETVEKEISFAPTNWGVTGTELTKRIKESLSTVGLEENVLTKNPFTLSSGIKRRVAIASVIAATPDFIVLDEPNAGLDARGTEELINLMKTQADQGVGIVHITHDLTLALSISDKILVLDEGKSISWGTPKKTAELLCLEHLIKLPLPDILNLSNILKKRGKVNQVTLNPYELASMISERE